CGAAGAAGCCGTCGCCAATTTGCGAGTCTTTGCGCCATTCGCCGGCACGGTGGTGACCAAAGATGCCGAAGTGGGGGAGACGATCATGCCGGGTGGAATGGGGTTGGCGTCCGGCCGAGGCTCGGTGGCCACATTGGCGAATCTGGATCAACTCGAGGTCGATACCGACGTCAAGGAAGATTATCTCGGCCAATTAGAAAAAGGTCAGCCCGCTGAAGTTACGGTTGATGCGGTGCCGAGCCGCCATTATCAGGGGCGCCTGCGCGAGATTATTCCCATGGGCGATCGCACGCGTGGCATCGTCAAAGTGAAAGTCGCGATCGTCGATCCCGACGAACATTTGTTTCCCGACTTGAGCGCGACCGTACATTTTCAACCCGCCAAGAGCGAACGCGCGACCGACGCCGATGCCAAGCGATTGTTCTTGCCGCTGGCTGCCGTCGTCACCAAAGACACGCGGCAATTCGTTTGGCGTCTGGAAAAAGACCAAGTTGTGCAGGCCGGTGTGACCACCAGCGGCGAACCAAAGGACGGACTGATTCGTGTCGAGGGAAGCGTCAAGGGAGGAGACCGTGTGGTAATCGACCCTCCTGCCGAACTAATAAACGGGGCGCGAGTGCGAATTCTGGAATAACGACCGCGGCGGTATGCGATTGCCATACCGTCGCTTTGCTTGCTCGAAAGGCCTCGCTATGCCCACTGGCTCCGAACCAGGTCTTGTGCAACTACGTGGCGTGTCGAAGGAGTACATGCGCGACAAGATCCACGTGCCGGTCTTGTCGAATACGAACCTCGACATTCCCAAGGGCGAGTTCGTCGCCGTGATGGGACCGTCGGGGTCAGGTAAGTCAACACTTTTGAACCTGGCTGCCGGGCTCGATCGACCGACGACCGGAAGCGTCACGGTGGCTGGCACCGAGTTGAATCTGCTCTCGGAGAGCAAGCTCACGCGTTGGCGCTCGCAGCACCTAGGGTTCATTTTCCAACTTTATAACTTGATGCCTGTGCTGACGGCGTTTGAAAATGTCGAATTGCCCCTACTGTTGACGTCGTTATCGCGCCGACAGCGGGCCGAACATGTGCAAACGGCATTGCGCATTGTCGGACTGGCAGAACGCGTGGACCATTACCCACGGCAGTTATCTGGTGGGCAGGAACAGCGCGTGGCGATCGCACGGGCGCTAGTAAACGATCCGATATTGCTGCTTGCGGACGAGCCCACCGGGAACCTCGACGCCGCCGCGGCGCAAGAGATTCTCGATCTGCTCCAGCAACTGAACGAAGAGTTCGAGAAGACGATCGTGATGGTCACGCACGATCCCCGGGCCGCGCGCAGGGCTCATCGCATGTTGCATTTGGAAAAAGGAACGTTTGTCGAGACCGAACTCGACGCGCTCGAGGCCGCCGGATGAAATTCCTGCCCTATATTCTCCGCAACGTGATGCGCAACAAACTGCGCAGCATCTTTACCGGCGTGTCAATCGCGGTGAGTTTGTTCCTGGTTACGGTCATGTTCGCCTACGTCAACATGCAGGACGAGATGGCGATCGAGTCACTAAAATACGCCCGCATCGTGACCACGGCCAGGCAAGGATTGACGTTTCCTGTGCCCATCGCGCACGTCGACAAGGTACGTGCAATGGAGGGGGTCAAGACCGTGGTGCCGTTGGCCTGGTTCGGCGGCAAATACAAGGACGATAAAATCCCCTTCGCGCAATTTGCCACCGATCCGGCGAAAGTCTTCGATGTATTTTCCGAGTTCACGATCCCGCCCGAACAATTGAGTGCCTGGCAAAAGGATCGGACCGGATGTGTCATCGGCGAAAAGATCGCCCGCAAGCGTGGCTGGAAGGTGGGGGACAAGATCGTGCTCAAGGGGGACATCTACCCGGTGAATCTCGAGCTTACGGTCGACGGTATCTACGATGGGCCATCGACTTCGGACAAAGAGATGCTCTGGTATCACTACACGTATCTCGACGAGCTGCTCAAGCAAGCCCGCTCGCAAATGGCGGGCAACGCCGGCACGATGTTCGTCAAGGCGGAACGCACGGAAATGCTCCCTGACTTAATGCGCCGCATTGATGCACGGTTCGCCAACTCGGAAAGCCCAGTGAGGGCCATGACGGAACAAGCCTTCCGACAGATGTTCACCGAGATGCTGGGGAACATTCGGGCGTTTATTCGCAATATCGCGATCATCGTCGTGGCGGCATTGATATGCGTAACGGGCAATGCGATGGCCATGTCGCTGCGCGAGCGCACGCGTGAGGTGGCCGTGCTCAAAGCGATCGGCTTCTCGCGCCTGATTGTACTGACGCTGGTGTTGGTTGAAGCGGTCGTCATCGCGGTTGGCGGCGGCATAGTAGGAGTATTGGCCGCCCGAGGACTATTCTCTTTCAGCGATCTCACGCTCAGCGGTATTCCCGGATTCAGCACGTTCTATGTCCCTTGGTCGACCGTGTTGTTCGGCCTGGCGTTGGCAGCCGCAATTGGCCTGGCAAGCGGCCTGATTCCAGCATGGCGCGCCGCGCAAGTTTCAGTTGTCGATGGTCTGCGGAAGGTGGTTTAAGCATTGATTCCCGTTAAATACAACATCCGTAGCCTGCGCACTCGATGGGTCAGCTCGCTGATGACCATCCTCGGCACCGCGCTCGTGGTGTGGGCAGTCGTGCTAACCTTCGGCCTGGCCGACGGGTTGGACCACACGCTGGCGGTGTCGGGCGAGCCGTTGGATCTGATCATTATGCGCAAGGGGGCCACGGCCGAGACCAACAGCATTGTTAACGAGGCGGCCGCACGCGAGATGGCGGCACTGCCAGGCATCGCCTCGGATGCGGTCGGCGAAATGCTCTGCTCGCCTGAGCTGGTGGTGGTCGTCAATACCCCCCGCCGCGGCGATACCGGTAGCGGCAATATGATCCTCCGCGGAGTAACGCCCGCCGCGCAGCAAGTGCGCACAGGGTTTCAAATCGTCGAAGGGCGCGAGAACAGGCCGGGCCTACGAGAAGCTATCACAAGCAAGCAGATGGCGCGCCGCTTCGAAGGAGCGGGTTTGAACGAAGAACTTGACGTGTTCGGCAACAATTTCACCATTGTGGGGCTATTCGAGGCGGGGCACAGCGCCACCGAGTCGGAAGTTTGGACCGATTTGGAAGTGTTGGCGCAAACGACCAGGCGGGTGGGCATCCGCTCGTCGATCCAGATTCGCGCCAACAGTGCCGACGATGCACAGTCGCTTTCCGATCGCATTGCCAGCGACGAGCAATTTGGCTTGGCGGCACTTAGCGAACCTGAATATTACGCCGAACAGGCCAAATCGAGCCGCGCCATTAAGGTGGTCGGAGTTTTCATAGCGGTTGTCTTGTCGGTCGGCGCGGTGTTCGCCGTGGCCAACACGATGTATGGCGCCGTCGCGTCGCGCGCCCGGGAAATCGGCACTTTGCGGGCCCTGGGATTTGGCCGCCGCACGATTCTGGTGTCATTCATGCTCGAGTCTCTTGCACTGTGCCTGGCCGGCGGCGCCCTGGGCTGCCTGGCTGCGCTACCGTTGAACGGCATGTCGACGGGCACTGCCAATTGGGTCACCTTCAGCGAGTTGGCCTTCACCTTCCGTTTCGGCCCCTGGGTGCAAGTTCTAGCCCTTCTGCTCGTCGCTGTGGTAGGAACCATGGGTGGGCTTTTTCCCGCGCTCCGTGCCACCCGCATGAAGATCGTTGATGCGCTACGCGAGATCTAAAGCCCCCGGCTCGACACTTGCAAACCGGCACAGAAAACAATCCCATTCCGCGATCTATACTTTCCCGGGGTAGCTGGGAGAGAAGCCATGGTCCGATCTTTGCGCGAAATCTTGATCGTGCCGACCGTGTTGCTTTCGATGTCAGCGGTCGCATTTAGCGCCGCCGCGGCGCCAGCATCTCGCGCCTTCTCGGTAAACGGCGTAAAAATCCACTACCTTGTCGAAGGACAAGGAGAGCCGGTCGTTCTGATTCATGGATTGCACTCGAGCGCCCTGATGAACTGGGGCCCAAACGGGATCATGTCCGAGCTGGCCAAAGATCATCAGGTGATCGCTCTTGATTTGCCGGGCCATGGCCAGTCGGACAAACCGAACGACGAGAAGGCTTATGGACTGCAACTCGTCGCTGATGTCGTCGCACTGCTCGATGAATTGAAGATCAAAAAAGCTCACATCGTGGGCTACTCGCTAGGGGGCATGATCGCCATCAAGTTTCTTGTCATGCATCCAGACCGGGCAATTTCGGGCACGATAGGCGGCATGGGCTGGCTGCGCGCTGGTAGCCGCCTGGAACGAAGTTGGGGTCAATTGCCGGCTCGTGAGAGGAGCCGTACACCGACGGTGTGCGTTCATTCGATGGGCGCGTTGTCGATCACTCAGCAGGAACTCGAGGACATTCACGTGCCGGTCGAAATCGTGATCGGCCAGCGCGACCCGGTGAAACGCATGTATGTATCTCCGCTACAGCAAGTCCGCCCGGACTGGCCGATCGTTGAAATCGAAGGTGCGGGGCATATCACCTGCGTCACGCGCCCCCAATTCGGCCAAGCAGTCGCCCAATTCGTCAGGAAACAAACGAAGTAGTAGCCGACAATCACTCGATCGGGCGGTCTTTCGACGTGCTTGATGCGACGTCATTTCTGCCGCAGCAGTTCCCGACCGAGACGGGCCGCCTCACTGTCGGGCTGTTCGTCGATGAGCTTTTGGATCGCTGCCCGCGCCTTTTCTCGCACAGCCGGCTTGGCCGAGTCGGCCAAACCACGCTGTTTCTCCAGTTGCTTAAGCGCCACGATTTCTTTTTTCAGGGCCGGATCCTTGGCCAGATCGCGGCGCGCGGCCGTCGCCTTCTCGGCGGCAGGATAGCCTGCGAATCTCTCGGTGATGGCGCCATAGCGATCATATGCTTGCAACTTATGTCCGGCCGATTCGCTCTTGGCCGTCAGGTTTAGTTCCTTGTCGCTGCGCGCTTCGACGAAGTTCGAGAGCTTCTGCGCGGCGGCCTTAATTTCTGCCTTGCGCGAGGTCAACGCCTTGGTAAGTGCCGGTTTCACTCCGACGTAATTGCCATACTCGATGCTCAGCCAGGTCGCATGCAGCTCGGCGGGAATCGCCTCGGGGTCGACATTCCATTTTGCGCCCTCCAGCGCCTGGCGGATCGTCTCGTCGAATTTCGACCAGTTACCGTGCTGTAGCTCGCCCCCTGGCGACAGGTAGCCGACTTGCATCGTGTTTTGCAAACTAATCTCACCGATATCGGCCCGCCGCTCGAACGATCTATCCGTGTCGACGATCACGGGCCAGGAAAGGCCAACGCTGCGGACATACTGCTCGACTTGTGCCTTCGACGTGCCGGAACTGACCGCGATGAACACTACCGGCTGATCCGCATATTTGGCGGCAGTGGCCATCAGCGCGGGCCAACGTTCGCGGCAGCGCGGGCAGCTCTCCTCGAAGAAGTAAAGAATCGCCGCCTTGCCATGCAACGATTCGGCCGAAATCGGATCGCTATTGGCCCACGTTGTGGGAAATTCAAGGGCCGATGCATTTGTTTCGACCTTGGTCGCGTTTTGCGCCGTGGCCGTAAAGGCCCACCACGTTCCCACTGCGAGCGATGCAAGCCAATAGATGGCTGCTGTGCGACGCATAAGAGCTACCCCGAAAAGACGACCTACCGAGGGGACACATTCGAATGCCGATGTTTCGGCAGGCCTATCTTAGCATGGGCAACGAGCACCAGGACGTACAGTCTACTCGCGCCCGTGCCCCTGCGCACCCAGCAGCCAGGCCAGGATGCCTTTTTGGGCGTGTAGCCGGTTGGCGGCTTGGGCTACTACGATGCTGGCCGGGCCATCGATCACGTCGTCGGTCACTTCTTCGCCACGATGCGCCGGCAGGCAGTGCATGAAATACGCGTCGCTCGGGGCGTGTGCCATTAATTCAGCGTTCACTTGGTAAGCGGCAAATGCATTGCGGCGCGCTGCCGCCTCGGATTCCTGCCCCATGCTTGTCCAGACGTCGGTGTAAACGGCCGAAGCAACCTTGACCGCCTCGCGCGGGTCGGTGCAGACAAGTAACTCGAGGTCTGGCACCTCGCTCTTAAGTGTCTTCAAGAAATCCGCTCCGAACTGATAGGCTTTGGGTGCCGCAATGGCGAACCGCATGCCCGTCTTCCCACAACCCATCGCCAGACTACGTGCGACGTTGTTGCCGTCGCCGATAAAGGCGAGCGTTTGCCCGACCAGCGAACCGGTCAGCTCGCGCAGGGTGTACAGATCTGCGAGTGCCTGGCAGGGATGATCTTTATCGGTCAATCCGTTGATAACGGAGCATTTGCAGAACTTTGCCAGCTCCACGACCTTCTCGTGGCTGTTCGTGCGCACCACAACGACGTCGACATACTCAGAGAGCACTCGTCCGAAATCGGCGATCGACTCGCGCGAGCCCCAGCCCACATCGTCGCCCAAAAAGAGACTATGGCCGCCGAGATTCACCATGCCCGCCTCGAAACTGACGCGCGTGCGCAGACTCGGCTTCTCGAAAAGCAGAGCCATTACGCGTCCCGGCAAGAGCGCCTCGCGCAGGCCGTTCTGATACTTCGTCTTTAGGTCCTCGGTGATCGCGAAGATCCGTTCGATCTCGCCGCTTTTCAAGTCGGCCAGCGTAATGAGATGTCTCATTGTTGCCACGGTCCCTGTTGCGTCTGCCGCCACGTGTAGTGTTTTTAGCCGACCTGATTCTTGAGAACTTCTGCCAGGATGTCGCAGCCCTGGTGCGCCTGATCGGCCGTGAGATTCAGTGCGGGCAGGAGTCGCAGGACAGTGCCGTGGGTACAGTTGATGAGCAGGTTCTTTTCGAGGCAGCCTTTGACGATCGCGGCTCCTTCGATCGAAAGTTCGACGCCGATCATCATGCCCAGCACACGCACATCGCGTACGATCTCGCATTCGCTGCGCAGCTTTTCCAGCCGCTCGCGAAAAACTTTGCTGACGGCCAGGCCATTTTCCAGCAGATGTTCTTGCTCGATCATCTCGATCGCCGCGATACCGGCCCGGGCCGCGATGGGATTTCCGCCGAACGTCGCCGCGTGCATCCCGGGGCGCAGGCTGGGGGCGATCTCGGCCGTGGTCATCAGCGCCCCGCCGGCGATGCCGCCGCACAACGCCTTGGCCAGAGTCATGATGTCGGGCGTGACGTCGAAATTCTGATAAGCGAACCATTGCCCGGTGCGCCCGCAACCACTCTGGACCTCGTCGAAGATCAGCAGCAGGCCGTGCTCATCGCACAGCTTACGCAAACCTTGCAGAAATCCGGCAGGAGGCAGGTTAATACCCCCCTCACCTTGCACCGGCTCGACCATGATGGCGGCCGTTTCCGCATCAATGCGGCGCGATACTTCGTCTAGATTTCCGAAGGGGGCATAGACGAATCCGGCCATCAGCGGACCGAGCCCCTCGTGATACTTCGGCTGTGCCGTGGCGGCCGTCGCGCCGAGCGTGCGCCCGTGAAAGCTGCCCTCGAAGGTGATGATCTTGTAGCGTTCGCGGGGTGTGTGCAAACGGGCAAGCTTGATAGCGGCCTCATTGGCCTCGGCGCCCGAGTTACAAAAGAATGCCTGGCCGCCAAAACTGCGTTCCGAAAGAGCCCGGGCCCACTGGCCCTGCGCCTCGGTGTACCAGGTGTTTGGTACGTGGATCAGGGTCGCAACCTGTTCCTGAACGGCGCGGACGACTGGCTCGGGGCAATGTCCTAGCAGGTTGCAGCCCCAGCCGGGGAAAAAATCGAGATATCTATTTCCCTCGGCGTCCCACACGTAGCTTCCCTCGCCGCGCACCAGGCAGACCGGATAGCGCACATAGTTGGGAACCACGAACTGTTTGAACAGCTCGACGATCTCGGTCGAGCTTGTGTTTGCGGTGGCCACGGCGTTTTGACTCCTGTTTGGGGAGATCGACTCGGACCCTTTGGCGTTGCGAATTGCGCTAGCTCATATTCGACCCGCGAGCGGCCCCACGGGTTCAGGGCATTAAGCGGACAGGCACGGCTCGCGCCACGACTACCAGTTTATTGACCCGATCGCCCCACACCTAAAACAATAACAACCACGAGTGACACGAATTACACGAAAGAGGTAAGACCACAGCCTTATTTGGTCTTTCTTCTGATTCGGGCGATTCGTGTGACTCGTGGCTTTCGTGCTCTCCTATCGCGACTTGACGATTTCGGTGCCGACGCCGCGGCTGGTATACACTTCCATCAACAGCGAGTG
Above is a window of Pirellulales bacterium DNA encoding:
- a CDS encoding aspartate aminotransferase family protein, with the protein product MATANTSSTEIVELFKQFVVPNYVRYPVCLVRGEGSYVWDAEGNRYLDFFPGWGCNLLGHCPEPVVRAVQEQVATLIHVPNTWYTEAQGQWARALSERSFGGQAFFCNSGAEANEAAIKLARLHTPRERYKIITFEGSFHGRTLGATAATAQPKYHEGLGPLMAGFVYAPFGNLDEVSRRIDAETAAIMVEPVQGEGGINLPPAGFLQGLRKLCDEHGLLLIFDEVQSGCGRTGQWFAYQNFDVTPDIMTLAKALCGGIAGGALMTTAEIAPSLRPGMHAATFGGNPIAARAGIAAIEMIEQEHLLENGLAVSKVFRERLEKLRSECEIVRDVRVLGMMIGVELSIEGAAIVKGCLEKNLLINCTHGTVLRLLPALNLTADQAHQGCDILAEVLKNQVG
- a CDS encoding ABC transporter permease, which codes for MKFLPYILRNVMRNKLRSIFTGVSIAVSLFLVTVMFAYVNMQDEMAIESLKYARIVTTARQGLTFPVPIAHVDKVRAMEGVKTVVPLAWFGGKYKDDKIPFAQFATDPAKVFDVFSEFTIPPEQLSAWQKDRTGCVIGEKIARKRGWKVGDKIVLKGDIYPVNLELTVDGIYDGPSTSDKEMLWYHYTYLDELLKQARSQMAGNAGTMFVKAERTEMLPDLMRRIDARFANSESPVRAMTEQAFRQMFTEMLGNIRAFIRNIAIIVVAALICVTGNAMAMSLRERTREVAVLKAIGFSRLIVLTLVLVEAVVIAVGGGIVGVLAARGLFSFSDLTLSGIPGFSTFYVPWSTVLFGLALAAAIGLASGLIPAWRAAQVSVVDGLRKVV
- the argF gene encoding ornithine carbamoyltransferase; this translates as MRHLITLADLKSGEIERIFAITEDLKTKYQNGLREALLPGRVMALLFEKPSLRTRVSFEAGMVNLGGHSLFLGDDVGWGSRESIADFGRVLSEYVDVVVVRTNSHEKVVELAKFCKCSVINGLTDKDHPCQALADLYTLRELTGSLVGQTLAFIGDGNNVARSLAMGCGKTGMRFAIAAPKAYQFGADFLKTLKSEVPDLELLVCTDPREAVKVASAVYTDVWTSMGQESEAAARRNAFAAYQVNAELMAHAPSDAYFMHCLPAHRGEEVTDDVIDGPASIVVAQAANRLHAQKGILAWLLGAQGHGRE
- a CDS encoding ABC transporter ATP-binding protein, whose amino-acid sequence is MPTGSEPGLVQLRGVSKEYMRDKIHVPVLSNTNLDIPKGEFVAVMGPSGSGKSTLLNLAAGLDRPTTGSVTVAGTELNLLSESKLTRWRSQHLGFIFQLYNLMPVLTAFENVELPLLLTSLSRRQRAEHVQTALRIVGLAERVDHYPRQLSGGQEQRVAIARALVNDPILLLADEPTGNLDAAAAQEILDLLQQLNEEFEKTIVMVTHDPRAARRAHRMLHLEKGTFVETELDALEAAG
- a CDS encoding efflux RND transporter periplasmic adaptor subunit, encoding MATAPKLREELAALRIDRSRGSQPSGVGRGLIFALVVLLLTGGGAAGYLLLKDRLAGAIVVKVDTVRLVSLGQMNTVLTATGYIESRQQAAVGAKAPGRVARVLVEEGHKVRAGDLLAELEHSDLDAILASKQAQVAYAEAVAAESKRQAAQKERDFAREQSVFEKKAGTQAALETAETDYHTSAARADALAANVAVAKAQVREAEEAVANLRVFAPFAGTVVTKDAEVGETIMPGGMGLASGRGSVATLANLDQLEVDTDVKEDYLGQLEKGQPAEVTVDAVPSRHYQGRLREIIPMGDRTRGIVKVKVAIVDPDEHLFPDLSATVHFQPAKSERATDADAKRLFLPLAAVVTKDTRQFVWRLEKDQVVQAGVTTSGEPKDGLIRVEGSVKGGDRVVIDPPAELINGARVRILE
- a CDS encoding ABC transporter permease translates to MIPVKYNIRSLRTRWVSSLMTILGTALVVWAVVLTFGLADGLDHTLAVSGEPLDLIIMRKGATAETNSIVNEAAAREMAALPGIASDAVGEMLCSPELVVVVNTPRRGDTGSGNMILRGVTPAAQQVRTGFQIVEGRENRPGLREAITSKQMARRFEGAGLNEELDVFGNNFTIVGLFEAGHSATESEVWTDLEVLAQTTRRVGIRSSIQIRANSADDAQSLSDRIASDEQFGLAALSEPEYYAEQAKSSRAIKVVGVFIAVVLSVGAVFAVANTMYGAVASRAREIGTLRALGFGRRTILVSFMLESLALCLAGGALGCLAALPLNGMSTGTANWVTFSELAFTFRFGPWVQVLALLLVAVVGTMGGLFPALRATRMKIVDALREI
- a CDS encoding TlpA disulfide reductase family protein, whose protein sequence is MRRTAAIYWLASLAVGTWWAFTATAQNATKVETNASALEFPTTWANSDPISAESLHGKAAILYFFEESCPRCRERWPALMATAAKYADQPVVFIAVSSGTSKAQVEQYVRSVGLSWPVIVDTDRSFERRADIGEISLQNTMQVGYLSPGGELQHGNWSKFDETIRQALEGAKWNVDPEAIPAELHATWLSIEYGNYVGVKPALTKALTSRKAEIKAAAQKLSNFVEARSDKELNLTAKSESAGHKLQAYDRYGAITERFAGYPAAEKATAARRDLAKDPALKKEIVALKQLEKQRGLADSAKPAVREKARAAIQKLIDEQPDSEAARLGRELLRQK
- a CDS encoding alpha/beta hydrolase; this encodes MVRSLREILIVPTVLLSMSAVAFSAAAAPASRAFSVNGVKIHYLVEGQGEPVVLIHGLHSSALMNWGPNGIMSELAKDHQVIALDLPGHGQSDKPNDEKAYGLQLVADVVALLDELKIKKAHIVGYSLGGMIAIKFLVMHPDRAISGTIGGMGWLRAGSRLERSWGQLPARERSRTPTVCVHSMGALSITQQELEDIHVPVEIVIGQRDPVKRMYVSPLQQVRPDWPIVEIEGAGHITCVTRPQFGQAVAQFVRKQTK